From one Deltaproteobacteria bacterium CG2_30_66_27 genomic stretch:
- a CDS encoding 50S ribosomal protein L29: MKTKDVRDLGAEELHQKERELRDEIFRLKMKRAASALENKMLIRNRRRDLARVVTFLRAKTEGKAN; the protein is encoded by the coding sequence ATGAAGACAAAGGATGTGCGGGATCTTGGGGCCGAGGAACTTCACCAGAAGGAGCGGGAGCTGCGCGACGAGATCTTCCGTCTGAAGATGAAACGAGCCGCGTCCGCCCTCGAGAACAAGATGCTGATCCGCAACCGGCGCAGGGACCTGGCACGCGTGGTGACGTTCCTCCGCGCAAAGACGGAAGGGAAGGCGAACTGA
- a CDS encoding 30S ribosomal protein S17, which produces MTAEGVMEIRGTRKKKVGMIVSDKMDKTVVVRVERLVPHDVYKKYVRRRENFKAHDEKNEFRVGDRVEIVETRPTSKDKRWRVARLVERLGEQ; this is translated from the coding sequence ATGACGGCGGAGGGTGTGATGGAAATCCGCGGCACGCGGAAAAAGAAGGTGGGGATGATCGTCAGCGACAAGATGGACAAGACCGTGGTCGTCCGCGTGGAGCGCCTGGTACCACACGACGTCTACAAGAAATACGTGAGACGCCGGGAAAACTTCAAGGCGCACGACGAGAAGAACGAGTTCCGGGTCGGGGATCGCGTGGAGATCGTCGAGACGCGGCCGACGAGCAAGGACAAACGGTGGCGCGTCGCCCGGCTGGTCGAGCGCCTCGGAGAGCAGTGA
- a CDS encoding 50S ribosomal protein L14, with amino-acid sequence MIQMQTMLDAADNSGAKRLCCIKVLGGSRRRYAGVGDIIVVSVKEAIPNGKVKKGDVHKAVVVRTVKEIGRADGSFLRFDQNSAVLVNPQGEPIGTRIFGPVARELRARKYMKIISLAPEVL; translated from the coding sequence ATGATCCAGATGCAAACCATGCTCGACGCGGCCGACAACTCGGGTGCGAAGCGTCTATGCTGCATCAAGGTGCTCGGCGGCAGCCGGCGCCGGTACGCCGGCGTGGGCGACATCATCGTCGTCAGCGTCAAGGAGGCGATTCCGAACGGCAAGGTGAAGAAGGGGGACGTCCACAAGGCGGTCGTCGTCCGCACCGTCAAGGAGATCGGCCGGGCGGACGGGAGTTTCCTCCGCTTCGACCAGAATTCCGCCGTTCTCGTCAATCCGCAGGGCGAGCCGATCGGAACCCGCATCTTCGGACCCGTCGCCCGCGAACTGCGCGCCAGGAAGTACATGAAGATCATCTCACTGGCGCCGGAAGTCCTGTGA
- a CDS encoding 50S ribosomal protein L24, with protein MEAANKVQIRKNDIVKVIAGREKGKVGRVLKIDREKCRVFVEKLNLVKRHTKPGKTNPQGGIVEKEAPLSWSNVLVMCDKCNKPTRIAMALDGTGKRNRVCKRCGDVLEAKKK; from the coding sequence ATGGAAGCCGCGAACAAGGTTCAGATCCGCAAGAACGACATCGTGAAGGTGATCGCCGGACGGGAGAAGGGGAAGGTCGGCAGGGTTCTCAAGATCGACCGCGAGAAGTGCCGGGTCTTCGTCGAGAAACTCAACCTGGTGAAGCGGCACACGAAGCCCGGAAAGACGAACCCCCAGGGAGGGATCGTGGAGAAAGAGGCGCCGCTTTCCTGGTCCAACGTTCTCGTCATGTGCGACAAATGCAACAAGCCGACCCGGATCGCGATGGCGCTCGACGGGACGGGGAAGCGCAACCGCGTCTGCAAACGATGCGGGGACGTCCTCGAAGCCAAAAAGAAATGA
- a CDS encoding 50S ribosomal protein L5, protein MARMQDQYKAEIVPKLKEKFGYRNVMQVPKLSKVVVNMGLGDAIENVKVIETAAGEIGIISGQKPVVTKARKSIANFKLREGVPIGVMVTLRRDRMYNFLDKLIAIALPRVRDFRGVSPKGFDGRGNYTLGIKEQIMFPEVNYDKIEKVRGMNITIVTTARTDEEGLELLRLMGMPFRA, encoded by the coding sequence ATGGCGAGAATGCAGGACCAGTACAAAGCGGAGATCGTTCCCAAGCTGAAGGAGAAGTTCGGGTACCGTAACGTGATGCAGGTGCCGAAACTTTCCAAGGTCGTCGTGAACATGGGCCTCGGGGACGCGATCGAGAACGTCAAGGTGATCGAGACCGCCGCCGGCGAGATCGGCATCATTTCCGGCCAGAAGCCCGTCGTCACCAAGGCGCGAAAGAGCATCGCGAACTTCAAGTTGAGGGAAGGGGTTCCCATCGGCGTCATGGTCACGCTGCGGCGGGACCGGATGTACAATTTTCTCGACAAGCTGATCGCGATCGCCCTGCCGCGCGTGCGGGACTTCAGGGGGGTTTCCCCGAAGGGGTTCGACGGACGCGGTAACTACACTCTCGGGATCAAGGAACAGATCATGTTTCCCGAGGTGAATTACGACAAGATCGAAAAAGTCCGCGGCATGAACATCACCATCGTGACCACGGCCCGGACCGACGAAGAAGGCCTTGAGCTCCTGCGGCTCATGGGAATGCCCTTCCGGGCATAA
- a CDS encoding 30S ribosomal protein S14 — MAKKSIIAKAKRTPKFAVRKYNRCPRCGRPRAFYRKFQLCRICLRQLALRGELPGVTKASW; from the coding sequence TTGGCCAAGAAATCGATCATCGCCAAGGCGAAACGGACGCCGAAATTCGCTGTCCGTAAATACAACCGGTGCCCGCGCTGCGGCAGGCCGCGCGCTTTCTACCGGAAGTTCCAGCTGTGCCGGATCTGCCTGAGGCAGCTCGCCCTTCGCGGGGAGCTTCCCGGCGTGACCAAGGCGAGCTGGTAG
- a CDS encoding 30S ribosomal protein S8, translating into MANNDHVSDLLARLRNAQQARFEQLEIPSTNILHGITRILKEEGFIKGFRIVTEKNMSRLRIVLKSTPETGYAIKGIRRMSRPGRRLYVGKDEIPTVKNGFGVAIVSTSRGVMTGEKAKKLLIGGELLCEIW; encoded by the coding sequence ATGGCGAACAACGATCACGTGTCGGATCTGTTGGCGCGGCTGCGGAACGCCCAGCAGGCACGCTTCGAACAGTTGGAGATCCCCTCGACGAACATCCTCCACGGAATCACGCGGATTCTGAAGGAGGAGGGGTTCATCAAGGGATTCCGGATCGTCACCGAAAAAAACATGAGCCGCCTGCGGATCGTCTTGAAATCGACCCCGGAAACGGGATACGCCATCAAGGGGATCCGCCGGATGAGCCGGCCGGGGCGGCGCCTCTATGTCGGGAAAGACGAAATCCCGACGGTCAAGAACGGGTTCGGGGTCGCCATCGTCTCCACGTCGCGCGGCGTCATGACGGGGGAGAAGGCGAAGAAGCTTTTGATCGGCGGCGAGCTGCTCTGCGAAATCTGGTAG
- a CDS encoding 50S ribosomal protein L6 produces MSRIGKRPVVLPAGVKVEAVNGVLTVTGKKGRLSRPIPGELAVEVKGETATVVLLDKDAGNLYGMYRTVLANMVLGVTDGFLRTLEIVGVGYKAESKGGALHLALGYSHPVVFALPAGVTAQVEANTVIKLSGFDKELLGETAARVRMLRKPDVYKNKGIRYRGERLIKKVGKAAGK; encoded by the coding sequence ATGTCGAGAATCGGTAAAAGACCTGTGGTCCTTCCCGCCGGAGTCAAGGTGGAAGCGGTAAACGGCGTGCTGACCGTCACCGGGAAGAAGGGGCGGCTTTCCCGACCGATCCCGGGAGAACTGGCGGTCGAAGTGAAGGGGGAAACGGCGACGGTCGTTCTACTCGACAAGGACGCCGGGAACCTCTACGGCATGTACCGGACGGTCCTGGCGAACATGGTGCTGGGAGTCACGGACGGCTTCCTGCGGACCCTCGAGATCGTCGGCGTGGGCTACAAGGCCGAGTCCAAGGGGGGCGCGCTTCACCTGGCGCTGGGGTACTCCCACCCGGTCGTTTTCGCCCTGCCGGCCGGCGTGACCGCGCAGGTCGAAGCGAACACCGTGATCAAGTTGAGCGGTTTCGACAAGGAACTGCTCGGGGAAACGGCCGCCCGGGTGCGGATGCTGCGGAAGCCGGACGTTTACAAGAACAAGGGAATCCGCTACCGCGGTGAACGGCTGATCAAGAAGGTAGGGAAGGCGGCGGGCAAGTAG
- a CDS encoding 50S ribosomal protein L18, which translates to MSQKNERETARQNRKGRIRKRIFGTEQRPRLSVFRSAKHIYAQLVIDSTGSTILAASTLSPDLRAEIGDLDKSDAAKKVGQWIGKKALEKNIQRVVFDRNGFLYHGRIKALADGARESGLVF; encoded by the coding sequence ATGAGCCAGAAAAATGAGCGGGAAACCGCGCGACAGAACAGGAAAGGCCGGATCCGCAAGCGGATCTTCGGTACCGAGCAGCGCCCGCGGTTGTCCGTATTCCGCAGCGCGAAGCACATCTACGCCCAGTTGGTGATCGACTCCACCGGGTCCACCATCCTGGCGGCGTCCACCCTCTCCCCGGATCTCCGGGCGGAGATCGGCGACCTCGACAAGAGCGACGCCGCGAAAAAGGTGGGTCAGTGGATCGGGAAAAAGGCGTTGGAGAAAAACATCCAGCGGGTGGTGTTCGACCGGAACGGGTTCCTCTACCACGGCCGGATCAAGGCCCTGGCGGACGGCGCCCGCGAATCCGGGCTGGTATTCTGA
- a CDS encoding 30S ribosomal protein S5: protein MRRVDSEGMELKDRVVHISRVAKVVKGGRRFSFSAVVVVGDANGHVGTGLGKANEVPEAIRKAVQNAKRSLIQVPLVDGTIPYEVIGRFGAAKVVIRPASPGTGVIAGSGVRAVIESSGITNILTKSLGSNNPHNLVKATIEGLSQLRTAAQILAIRGPREEEATA from the coding sequence TTGAGAAGAGTCGATTCGGAAGGGATGGAGTTAAAGGACCGCGTCGTGCACATCAGCCGCGTCGCCAAGGTCGTGAAGGGCGGCCGCCGTTTCTCCTTCAGCGCGGTGGTCGTTGTCGGCGACGCCAACGGGCATGTCGGGACGGGTCTCGGGAAGGCGAACGAGGTTCCCGAAGCGATCCGCAAGGCGGTGCAGAACGCCAAGCGGTCGCTGATCCAGGTTCCGCTGGTGGACGGCACGATCCCGTACGAGGTGATCGGCAGGTTCGGAGCCGCCAAGGTCGTCATCCGGCCGGCCTCTCCCGGGACCGGGGTGATCGCGGGAAGCGGAGTCCGCGCGGTGATCGAGTCCAGCGGGATCACGAACATCCTGACGAAATCCCTGGGCAGCAACAATCCCCACAACCTCGTGAAGGCTACGATCGAGGGGCTTTCCCAGTTGCGGACCGCTGCTCAAATCCTGGCGATCCGTGGACCGAGAGAGGAAGAGGCGACGGCATGA
- a CDS encoding 50S ribosomal protein L30 gives MSGKLRITLVRGLSGRTAYHRKVVRGLGITRLNRPVVRLDTPEIRGMVEKIKFLVRMEEVGETS, from the coding sequence ATGAGCGGAAAATTGCGCATCACCCTCGTACGGGGCTTGAGCGGGAGAACCGCGTACCACCGCAAGGTCGTTCGGGGACTCGGGATCACCCGGTTGAACCGGCCCGTCGTCCGGCTGGACACCCCGGAAATCCGCGGGATGGTGGAAAAGATCAAGTTCCTCGTCCGGATGGAAGAGGTGGGAGAGACGTCATGA
- a CDS encoding 50S ribosomal protein L15, which yields MKLTDLRPAKGAKSVRRRVGRGEGSGLGKTSGKGNKGLKARSGGGTKPGYEGGQMPLQRRIPKRGFVNVFREEIAVVNVKELNRFEAGSFVDAEALRREGLVKGACPGGVKLLANGEVTRKLTVKVDRASKAAVAKVVAAGGTVEV from the coding sequence ATGAAACTCACGGATCTGCGCCCCGCAAAAGGGGCGAAAAGCGTGCGCAGGCGAGTCGGCCGGGGCGAAGGCTCAGGGCTCGGGAAGACCTCCGGCAAGGGGAACAAGGGGCTCAAGGCGCGCAGCGGGGGCGGTACGAAGCCCGGATACGAAGGCGGGCAGATGCCTCTTCAGCGGCGGATTCCGAAGCGCGGTTTCGTCAACGTCTTCCGGGAGGAGATCGCCGTCGTCAACGTGAAGGAACTGAACCGGTTCGAGGCGGGCTCCTTCGTCGACGCCGAGGCGCTTCGGCGGGAGGGCCTGGTGAAAGGCGCCTGCCCGGGGGGCGTAAAGCTTCTCGCAAACGGCGAAGTCACCAGAAAACTGACCGTGAAGGTCGACCGCGCCAGCAAGGCGGCCGTCGCGAAGGTCGTCGCCGCCGGCGGGACCGTGGAGGTCTGA
- a CDS encoding preprotein translocase subunit SecY → MLDGFQNITRVPELKRRILITGALLIVYRIGIHVPTPGIDNLALKAIFDSQAGTLFGLIDMFSGGALARFSIFTLGIMPYISSSIILQLLTVVIPQLEKLSKEGELGRRKITQYTRYGTIVLSVIQGMGIAVGLESVSAGAGSVVYQPGWAFRIMTVLTLTSGTAFLMWLGEQITERGIGNGISLIIFAGIVARFPSGLVRTVTLVRTGEMNIFAGLFLLALMIAVVAVIVYFERAHRRIPVQYARRIVGRKVYGGQSTHLPLKVNTAGVIPPIFASSILLFPATIASFIKHPITRKISDALTPGTIGYELLFVAFIIFFCYFYTAVTFNPVDVADNMKKYGGFIPGIRPGKKTAEYIDKILTRITLGGAIYVSVICVLPSILIARFNVPFYFGGTGLLIVVGVAMDTVQQVESHLITRHYEGFLKKGQMKGRRG, encoded by the coding sequence GTGCTCGACGGCTTCCAGAACATCACTCGGGTCCCGGAGCTCAAGCGGCGAATCCTCATCACTGGGGCCCTGCTCATCGTCTACCGCATCGGGATTCACGTCCCCACACCGGGGATCGACAACCTTGCGCTCAAGGCGATCTTTGACAGCCAGGCCGGAACACTCTTCGGCCTGATCGACATGTTCTCCGGGGGAGCGCTCGCGCGTTTCTCCATCTTCACTCTGGGGATCATGCCGTATATCAGTTCCTCGATCATCCTTCAGCTCCTGACGGTCGTCATCCCGCAGCTCGAGAAGCTCTCCAAGGAAGGGGAGCTCGGCCGGCGGAAAATAACGCAGTACACCCGGTACGGCACGATCGTCCTCTCCGTCATCCAGGGGATGGGGATCGCCGTCGGGCTGGAAAGCGTTTCGGCGGGGGCGGGATCCGTCGTCTACCAGCCGGGTTGGGCGTTCCGGATCATGACGGTCCTCACCCTCACGTCGGGAACGGCGTTCCTGATGTGGCTGGGGGAGCAGATCACGGAGCGGGGGATCGGCAACGGGATCTCCCTCATCATTTTCGCCGGCATCGTGGCCCGGTTCCCGAGCGGCCTGGTCCGCACGGTCACCCTGGTGCGCACCGGGGAGATGAACATTTTCGCCGGCCTGTTCCTGCTGGCGCTCATGATCGCCGTCGTCGCCGTCATCGTCTATTTCGAGCGGGCGCACCGGCGGATCCCGGTGCAGTACGCCCGCAGGATCGTCGGACGGAAGGTCTACGGCGGACAGAGCACCCACCTGCCGCTGAAGGTGAACACGGCGGGCGTCATTCCGCCGATCTTCGCCTCCTCCATCCTGCTCTTCCCGGCGACGATCGCCAGCTTCATCAAGCACCCGATCACGCGGAAGATCTCCGATGCCCTGACGCCGGGTACGATCGGGTACGAACTGCTCTTCGTCGCCTTCATCATCTTCTTCTGCTACTTCTACACCGCGGTCACGTTCAATCCGGTCGACGTCGCGGACAACATGAAGAAGTACGGAGGTTTCATACCGGGCATCCGTCCAGGAAAGAAGACGGCGGAGTACATCGACAAGATCCTGACGAGGATCACGCTTGGGGGCGCGATCTACGTGTCCGTCATCTGTGTCCTGCCCAGTATCCTCATCGCCCGCTTCAACGTCCCCTTCTACTTCGGCGGGACAGGGCTCCTGATCGTCGTCGGGGTCGCGATGGACACGGTCCAGCAGGTCGAGTCGCACCTGATCACGCGGCATTACGAAGGGTTCCTCAAGAAAGGCCAGATGAAGGGGAGGAGGGGATAA
- a CDS encoding adenylate kinase, which yields MGIILLGPPGAGKGTQAKKLTRTFAIPQISTGDMLRAAVKNGTELGRKAKAFMDAGGLVPDEVVIGIVKERLAEPDCGKGFILDGFPRTIPQAEALDRVTKELGKEIRFVLSLEVDQNALMERLCGRRTCTGCGAMYHVKFNPPKTGGKCDKCGTALIQRDDDKEETITNRLANYNKATAPLLDYYRNTGKIRSVMASGEIDAIYDAIVKILR from the coding sequence ATGGGAATCATCCTTCTGGGGCCCCCCGGTGCGGGAAAGGGCACCCAGGCAAAGAAGTTGACCCGGACGTTCGCCATCCCTCAGATCTCGACGGGGGACATGCTGCGTGCGGCGGTCAAGAACGGAACGGAACTCGGCAGGAAGGCCAAGGCCTTCATGGACGCCGGCGGTCTGGTCCCCGACGAGGTGGTGATCGGCATCGTCAAGGAGCGCCTCGCGGAGCCCGATTGCGGGAAAGGCTTCATTCTCGACGGATTCCCGCGGACGATTCCGCAGGCGGAGGCCCTCGACCGGGTGACGAAGGAGCTGGGCAAGGAGATCCGCTTCGTCCTCTCCCTCGAAGTCGACCAGAACGCCCTGATGGAGCGGTTGTGCGGTCGTCGGACCTGCACCGGTTGCGGGGCGATGTACCACGTGAAGTTCAACCCGCCCAAGACCGGGGGGAAGTGCGACAAGTGCGGAACGGCCCTGATCCAGCGGGACGACGACAAGGAAGAGACGATCACGAACCGGCTGGCGAACTACAACAAGGCCACCGCTCCGCTGCTCGATTATTACAGGAACACGGGGAAAATCCGGTCCGTGATGGCTTCCGGCGAGATCGACGCCATCTACGACGCGATCGTGAAGATTCTCCGGTGA